In one window of Megalopta genalis isolate 19385.01 chromosome 8, iyMegGena1_principal, whole genome shotgun sequence DNA:
- the ATPsynF gene encoding ATP synthase, subunit F, with the protein MSKISFGEYPVEYNRQIHGPYDPARYYGKPDTPFGEVKLGEIPKWIQRRNMGIRPLMGLFSRAFWRWQHKYVQPLKTGVAPIFQVAIGASIMFYIFNYPRLKSHKSYKYH; encoded by the exons ATGTCAAAAATATCATTCGGGGAATATCCTGTGGAATATAATAGACAAATACACGGCCCGTATGATCCTGCTCGGTACTACGGAAAAC CCGATACACCATTTGGTGAAGTGAAACTTGGCGAGATACCTAAATGGATTCAACGACGTAACATGGGAATACGCCCCTTGATGGGTTTATTTTCACGAG CTTTTTGGCGCTGGCAACACAAATATGTACAGCCTCTAAAGACAGGTGTAGCCCCGATTTTTCAAGTTGCTATTGGAGCATCAATAATGTTCTATATATTCAATTATCCGCGTTTGA AGTCTCACAAGTCATACAAGTACCACTAA
- the scny gene encoding ubiquitin specific peptidase 36 — protein MPAVSICDPVAATLRRTLDTSQSKTSDDLSANLVGSASRILQSEIQYTEADDYQTTILDQLKAKYIVLSLPNSENSEDKVKDSGNYGKKNEKLPKGPSLPEPTTTLYSSKKVTLGWKGTFPVGAGMYNVGNTCYLNSTLQALFHVPALVNWLLSDTHHTSKCEQNDAGGECLTCAVAKTLQFSHQKSGCAIKPFYIYNKLKLICRTMVPGQQEDAHEFLRYLLEGMEKAYLARHKASKLDSYSKETTPINQIFGGYIRTEVKCLQCRHVSTTFQHFQDLLVDIRKASTLDEALSSYFSREQLDNNDYKCEACKRRVPATKQFSLERPPKVLCVQLKRFSVLGGKISKHIGFKQAIDMGPYLWREPGEPVQPLTYKLTSIVTHMGPSVNCGHYTAVAKVSTGHYYSFDDSCVRPISLSNVLSTNAYIMIFEMEQLTQSQVQNQQTVKLNGTLTVNNTLSSPGSPMNRTISPKASTSGLITLNGSMNGTLTIKECSENSETSSQVSVNKNSDAQFSTQKVTNFIGPQLPQKLQDKTQPRLIMHIKNGKILNENSLVPYDGSSEEEDANFTGSVKNKINSNITSKPNTSPTGTNGVQKGCSVKSNSPKTVLVTKDVQKSVSKTNGSNVLQNQSNVVQCTKTQNGSSCSTVTSLKKYQNGQLEANGKMECNKVENSKSKWHQSVRIKTGQDEKVITKAATSMKGWQVSKDTFSPASTAAPNGWSVTDKEDINKISHNNTTPSAAALRDFNGTNHSETVSHLLKMSHRGYGSSTVLNWNGNRTHLDREVDNDRREERKRHFNTNDDDIDRGRVKKVKDHRTYEDRSNTGYNPFQEYQNGKTWDRSLNNYHRRQYYNTSTHSRQRHGRQYRSAHYRYHSHSRAHWQRE, from the exons ATGCCTGCCGTGAGCATTTGTGATCCGGTAGCGGCCACACTCCGCCGTACTTTGGATACGAGTCAATCCAAAACGTCAGATGACTTATCAGCAAATTTAGTTGGTAGTGCATCTAGGATCCTACAATCAGAAATTCAATATACGGAAGCGGATGATTATCAAACAACAATTCTGGATCAACTCAAAGCCAAGTACATTGTGTTAAGCTTACCAAACTCAGAAAATTCTGAGGATAAAGTGAAAGACAGTGGGAATTatggaaagaaaaatgaaaaattaccTAAGGGGCCGAGTTTACCAGAACCAACTACTACTCTTTATTCCTCAAAGAAAGTCACTTTAGGATGGAAAGGCACATTTCCTGTTGGAGCGGGCATGTACAATGTTGGAAATACTTGTTATTTGAATAGTACACTTCAAGCATTGTTTCATGTACCAGCACTTGTTAACTGGTTATTATCAGATACACACCACACATCAAAATGTGAACAAAATG ATGCAGGTGGAGAGTGCCTTACCTGTGCAGTGGCAAAGACTTTACAATTTAGTCACCAAAAGTCTGGATGTGCTATTAagccattttatatatacaataaattgaaGC TCATTTGCCGAACCATGGTGCCAGGGCAACAAGAAGATGCTCATGAATTTTTACGTTATTTATTAGAAGGCATGGAGAAAGCTTATTTAGCAAGGCACAAAGCTAGTAAATTAGACAGTTACTCTAAAGAGACAACTCCTATTAATCAAATTTTTGGTGGTTATATTCGTACCGAAGTAAAGTGCCTACAGTGTCGGCATGTTTCTACTACATTTCAGCATTTTCAG GACTTACTGGTAGATATACGGAAAGCAAGTACTCTAGATGAAGCATTAAGTAGTTATTTTAGTCGAGAACAGTTAGATAACAATGATTACAAATGCGAAGCTTGTAAAAGAAGAGTTCCTGCCACAAAACAGTTCAGTCTAGAACGACCTCCCAAAGTACTTTGTGTACAGTTGAAGAGGTTTAGCGTTCTAGGTGGAAAAATATCGAAACATATAGGTTTTAAACAGGCTATTGATATGGGTCCTTATCTCTGGAGGGAACCAGGGGAGCCTGTACAACCGCTAACATACAAACTGACATCAATAGTGACGCATATGGGTCCATCAGTGAATTGTGGCCATTATACTGCGGTTGCCAAGGTTTCAACGGGTCATTACTATTCTTTTGATGATTCTTGT GTTCGTCCAATTAGTTTGAGTAATGTATTGAGTACAAACGCATATATAATGATTTTTGAGATGGAGCAATTGACACAATCTCAGGTACAGAATCAACAGACTGTTAAATTAAATGGTACATTGACTGTAAACAATACATTGTCCTCACCTGGAAGTCCTATGAATAGAACGATAAGTCCTAAAGCGTCAACGTCTGGATTGATAACATTAAATGGATCGATGAATGGCACATTGACTATTAAAGAATGTAGCGAAAATTCGGAGACTAGTTCTCAAGTGTCAGTGAATAAAAATTCAGATGCACAGTTTTCCACACAAAAAGTAACCAATTTTATTGGACCACAGTTGCCACAGAAATTGCAAGACAAAACGCAACCGAGGTTAATTATGCATattaaaaatggaaaaattttGAATGAAAATAGTTTGGTACCTTATGACGGATCTAGCGAAGAAGAAGATGCTAATTTCACTGGAtcagtaaaaaataaaataaactcaaATATCACGTCGAAACCAAACACTTCTCCTACTGGCACTAACGGTGTCCAAAAAGGATGTTCAGTAAAAAGTAATTCACCTAAAACGGTTCTTGTCACAAAGGACGTACAAAAATCAGTATCGAAGACTAATGGTAGTAATGTTTTGCAAAATCAAAGTAATGTAGTACAATGTACAAAAACGCAAAATGGTTCTAGCTGTAGTACCGTTACCAGTCTGAAAAAGTATCAGAATGGTCAATTGGAAGCAAATGGTAAAATGGAATGCAACAAAGTGGAAAATAGTAAGAGTAAGTGGCATCAGTCTGTTAGAATAAAGACTGGACAAGATGAGAAAGTTATCACAAAAGCAGCAACTAGTATGAAAGGATGGCAAGTTTCGAAGGACACATTTTCTCCTGCGTCGACTGCGGCACCTAATGGGTGGTCCGTTACGGATAA GGAAGACATTAATAAGATTAGTCATAATAACACTACCCCCAGTGCTGCGGCCTTAAGGGATTTCAATGGAACGAACCATTCGGAGACAGTTTCACATTTATTAAAGATGTCTCACCGCGGTTATGGTAGTTCTACGG TGTTAAATTGGAACGGAAACAGAACGCATTTAGATCGAGAGGTAGACAACGACAGAAGAGAAGAACGTAAACGTCATTTTAATACAAACGACGACGATATAGATCGTGGTCGAGTGAAGAAGGTGAAGGATCACCGAACATATGAAGACAGAAGTAACACGGGCTACAATCCTTTCCAAGAGTACCAAAACGGTAAAACGTGGGACCGGTCTCTTAATAATTATCATCGGAGACAGTATTACAACACTTCTACCCATAGTCGACAACGGCATGGTAGACAATACAGATCAGCACATTACAGATACCATAGTCATTCTCGAGCACACTGGCAAcgggaataa
- the LOC117217650 gene encoding uncharacterized protein LOC117217650 encodes MEFLLKKEEMSQSELINTLERNVAILKTENHYNLRINHELESKLMVFNNISRGLENKLDSLWNLIDPHHPGGNEIKQFIDKISNSWISINRQICDKYSKIRMASRTLHGVPLSLLLDKVKKEVILLKVCLQAHDPSYNRGHALEGYKLINEVEKLLNNLEKCDYKLQQYLSISNIIPHITKLESVVDNYVSNVELLPMQKSFLSDLSTFSFVVKLLTGELLGYEPLDPNQILAENVPKKPVLIIKNIKRKIICPYYPT; translated from the exons ATGGAGTTTCTGCTGAAAAAGGAGGAAATGTCCCAAAGCGAGCTCATAAACACGCTTGAGAGAAAT GTAGCGATATTGAAAACCGAGAATCATTACAATTTAAGAATTAATCATGAATTAGAATCTAAGCTCATGGTATTCAATAACATTTCACGGGGACTTGAGAATAAACTTGACTCTCTATGGAATTTAATTGATCCGCATCATCCGGGAGGTAACGAAATAAAACAGTTTATCGATAAGATTTCGAATTCATGGATCTCTATCAATCGGCAG ATTTGTGATAAATATTCTAAGATTCGTATGGCAAGTAGAACATTACATGGAGTCCCATTATCACTGCTATTGGATAAAGTAAAAAAGGAAGTGATCTTGTTAAAAGTATGTCTGCAGGCTCATGATCCTTCTTATAACCGTGGTCATGCATTGGAAGGATACAAGTTAATTAACGAAGTTGAGAAACTTCTGAATAACTTAGAGAAATGTGATTATAAG TTACAGCAATATTTATCAATATCAAACATTATTCCGCATATTACAAAACTAGAATCAGTGGTGGACAATTATGTTTCCAATGTTGAGTTATTGCCTATGCAAAAGTCATTTTTATCTGATTTGAGTACGTTTTCATTTGTTGTGAAGTTACTAACAGGTGAATTGCTAGGATATGAGCCATTAGATCCTAATCAAATTCTGGCAGAGAATGTACCCAAAAAACCAGTTTTGATTATCAAGAATATTAAACGTAAAATTATCTGTCCTTATTATCCAACATAG
- the Vps8 gene encoding vacuolar protein sorting 8 isoform X1, translating to MAENGLGSDAESQEYLATEIINLDIEELDNTEYAIPAVEELPSLESILTEPDCASLSGTDDDFGLTAGEKLGSSETTSVGSHLSLNSLNKPNKTSQSTCSGAILRHVILKGISAQIVSASEKVNAGLASAVAAGGNMLVVGTSHGLVLGFDSSQTLRWCDQEARHQGSVSALCFNYDGSRVLAGFARGHILMMDSFNGKVLRILTDVHPLDTAVLHVKFTDSPKVALCSDSGGSVFELNFTRVMGVRGCDSRCLFSGSRGEVCTLEPLLLNHLPSHPLKNYTLVAMATLSKVLVVCIRPRVRVVLTHSLSGAPVAPPQLSWQLVVIQAADTSRVIDPVLALARDDVVHFYQVCTEASSRVKLSPLRRMTLPYTISNLRWLNPRSLAVLDNQERLHLLDVRAQDNLETLDMSRVGISYASSHFKGLSTGGNVSKAMALAGERACYNTVVTFGTQLLFLGTKSLHVVCIRTWTERLRHLTMQKRFPEALALGLSFYQDKGKAVVGLRGSKQRRKQIARDKVCQVLIQYMEELNRCTADENTESEIVTTCVEYCIQLENTELLFGKLWDLVSESEGLKTCYLHALESPLLDGSLRPRLPPLIAQQLVIVYDQEGKVDSLQAIIVLLDVDCLDIHQVTTVCRQRGLWEALIHLQTTALGDFTAPIHQLVPILQSSLTNSINPLTRDIIQLGNAILVYASCCLAGRGFPRDELPEGKSQRAKTDVLRALLSQHSSLANDSEKQYPYLRTLLQFDAKGFLDVIAIAFQEPEFTSEMGLRQRQRLIDVLLNIVMPSTPLSPRNPDCITDDQRSLVLIFVANEVAENTVSLESNMLNKMIEILCTDSNMGSSKELKTDKENAILGLLRSKKLRNISDNTLLNLAERAKFMQVAELLYSAREDWIAVCKCMVLHPFRHHDIWPWLERLSQSSLQEVVMVNIEALVGINANQFAMLIATHMQHSIEKIIRKLTNNPSLQYILLEALYQIVQYKEEDITLELSIELLEKYLELMCDMQPECVVHHIQGAHGCRLNKALSIVQKAKHKDAEAVMLEKLGNYQDAFEILLKEFQNNLELYCRNEISENETIHTTVQLAGLCRRSAGNLDWMPLVETILKTHSNSNNERVEKLSGKLLRIVLEFLSGTTALSVVLEQILKHPLATSGTIGDIRQLLSGVLTHSRYEQTLVETTAHMVSLELHKALKKSLRDAGKACASISLICPICRHLLSQCTDYAIVFSCGHGFHSECLGEPRSCYKCLHSKGWAPIVTNITRPTRSFHEHKQILPPEFMRKDLTLRLAPPTLPDLEGIF from the exons ATGGCTGAAAATGGGTTGGGATCGGATGCTGAGTCCCAAGAATACCTGGCAACAGAGATTATTAATTTAGATATTGAAGAG CTGGACAACACAGAATATGCTATACCTGCTGTGGAAGAATTACCCTCTTTAGAAAGTATATTAACAGAGCCTGATTGTGCTTCCTTGTCTGGAACAGACGATGATTTTGGTTTAACAGCAGGAGAGAAATTAGGGAGCAGTGAAACAACAAGTGTTGGAAGTCATTTATcactaaattctttaaataaacCGAATAAAACTTCACAATCAACATGTTCTGGTGCTATCTTAAGGCATGTTATACTGAAAGGGATATCTGCACAAATTGTATCAGCTAGT gaAAAAGTTAATGCTGGTTTGGCTAGTGCAGTTGCTGCTGGAGGAAATATGCTAGTAGTTGGTACCAGTCATGGTCTGGTATTAGGTTTTGATTCTTCACAAACGTTGAGATGGTGCGATCAAGAAGCACGGCATCAGGGTTCAGTATCTGCTTTGTGCTTTAATTATGATGGAAGCAGAGTGTTAGCAGGTTTCGCTAGGGGTCATATATTAATGATGGATAGCTTCAATGGAAAAGTATTAAGAATACTCACTGATGTTCACCCTCTTGATACAGCTGTACTACATGTTAAA TTCACAGATTCACCAAAAGTTGCTTTATGTAGTGACAGTGGAGGATCAGTTTTTGAATTAAATTTTACAAGAGTTATGGGAGTACGAGGTTGTGACAGTAGATGTCTATTTAGTGGATCTAGAGGCGAAGTATGTACATTGGAACCTTTGCTACTGAATCATCTACCATCGCACCCCCTTAAAAATTATACATTAGTCGCAATGGCAACATTATCAAAG GTACTAGTAGTTTGCATAAGGCCTCGAGTACGTGTTGTGTTAACTCATTCTTTGTCTGGTGCTCCTGTTGCACCACCACAATTGTCCTGGCAACTTGTTGTTATACAAGCAGCAGATACTTCTCGTGTAATTGACCCAGTCCTTGCACTTGCAAGAGATGATGTGGTTCACTTTTATCAA GTATGCACCGAAGCTTCTTCAAGAGTGAAATTGTCTCCTTTACGAAGAATGACTCTTCCTTATACAATAAGTAACTTACGGTGGTTAAATCCAAGGTCCTTAGCAGTACTGGATAACCAAGAAAGATTACATCTATTAGATGTAAGAGCGCAGGATAATTTGGAAACTTTAGATATGAGTCGTGTTGGTATTTCATATGCTTCTAGCCATTTTAAAGGTCTGTCAACTGGTGGAAATGTCTCAAAG GCAATGGCATTAGCTGGTGAACGAGCATGCTATAATACTGTAGTCACATTTGGTACCCAACTTCTATTCTTGGGTACGAAAAGTTTGCATGTAGTATGTATACGAACGTGGACAGAACGACTGAGGCATTTAACGATGCAG AAAAGATTTCCAGAAGCATTAGCATTGGGTCTCTCTTTCTATCAAGATAAAGGAAAAGCAGTCGTTGGTCTCCGTGGTTCAAAGCAACGCCGTAAACAAATAGCACGTGATAAAGTGTGTCAGGTTTTAATTCAATACATGGAAGAATTGAATCGTTGCACTGCAGATGAAAATACAGAATCCGAAATAGTCACAACATGTGTAGAATATTGTATACAGTTAGAGAATACGGAATTATTATTTGGGAAGCTATGGGATTTAGTTTCCGAATCGGAGGGACTTAAAACATGCTATCTGCACGCTCTTGAAAGTCCTTTGTTAGATGGAAGTTTGCGACCCCGACTACCACCGTTAATTGCTCAACAATTAGTTATTGTTTATGATCAAGAGGGAAAAGTAGACTCCTTGCAAGCAATTATAGTGCTATTAGACGTTGATTGCTTAGACATTCATCAA gTGACCACAGTTTGTCGACAACGAGGACTTTGGGAAGCTTTAATACATCTTCAAACAACAGCACTGGGTGATTTTACTGCTCCGATTCATCAACTCGTACCTATTTTACAAAGTTCATTAACGAATTCGATAAATCCATTAACGCGAGATATTATACAGCTTGGTAATGCAATTCTGGTTTATGCCAGTTGCTGTCTCGCTGGTCGTGGGTTTCCAAGGGACGAGCTTCCTGAAGGTAAATCCCAAAGAGCAAAAACAGATGTATTGAGGGCTTTACTTTCACAGCATTCTAGTTTAGCTAACGACTCAGAAAAGCAGTATCCATATCTGAGAACAttgcttcaattcgatgcgaaaggATTTCTTGATGTGATAGCAATTGCATTTCAAGAGCCAGAATTTACATCTGAAATGGGTCTCAGACAACGGCAGAGGCTTATAGATGTACTGCTAAATATTGTCATGCCTAGTACACCACTTAGTCCAAGGAACCCTGACTGTATCACTGACGATCAAAGAAGTCTAGTTCTTATATTCGTAGCTAACGAAGTCGCAGAAAATACAGTTAGTTTGGAATCTAATATGTTAAATAAGATGATAGAAATATTATGTACTGATTCAAATATGGGATCATCAAAAGAGCTTAAGACTGACAAAGAAAACGCAATATTGGGATTGTTACGTTCAAAGAAATTGCGTAATATATCAGATAATACTTTACTCAATCTGGCTGAACGAGCTAAGTT TATGCAAGTTGCGGAGTTGCTGTACAGTGCCAGAGAAGACTGGATTGCAGTTTGCAAATGTATGGTACTGCATCCATTCAGACACCATGATATCTGGCCCTGGTTAGAACGTCTTTCGCAGAGTTCATTACAAGAAGTTGTTATGGTTAACATTGAAGCTCTAGTaggaatcaatgcaaatcaatttGCGATGCTTATAGCAACACATATGCAACATAGTATTGAAAAAATCATACGAAAGCTAACAAATAACCCAAGTTTACAGTATATCCTATTGGAAGCTTTGTATCAAATAGTCCAATATAAAGAAGAAGACATTACATTAGAGCTCTCAATCGAATTGTTAGAAAAGTATTTGGAATTAATGTGCGACATGCAACCAGAATGT GTAGTTCATCATATTCAAGGTGCCCATGGTTGTAGACTGAACAAAGCACTTAGTATAGTTCAAAAAGCAAAGCATAAAGATGCAGAAGCTGTAATGTTGGAAAAGTTGGGCAATTATCAGGATGCATTTGAAATTCTTCTGAAAGAGTTTCAAAATAATCTCGAACTG TACTGTCGAAACGAGATTTCAGAAAATGAAACAATTCATACCACTGTACAATTGGCTGGGTTGTGCAGAAGGTCTGCTGGAAATTTAGATTGGATGCCGCTTGTTGAAACCATACTTAAAACTCATTCAAATAGTAACAATGAAAGAG TTGAAAAATTAAGTGGTAAACTGTTAAGGATCGTGTTAGAATTTCTGAGTGGTACAACGGCACTGTCCGTTGTGCTAGAACAAATTCTAAAACATCCACTGGCAACAAGTGGTACAATAGGCGATATAAGACAATTGCTATCTGGAGTACTTACACATTCTCGATATGAGCAAACTTTAGTAGAAACTACTGCACATATGGTCAGTTTAGAGCTTCACAAGGCACTCAAAAAATCGTTAAG GGATGCAGGAAAAGCATGTGCTAGTATATCACTGATTTGCCCAATATGTCGTCATTTGTTGTCACAATGCACGGATTATGCAATAGTTTTCAGTTGTGGTCATGGTTTTCATTCAGAATGTTTGGGCGAACCGAGATCTTGCTATAAGTGTTTACACTCGAAGGGATGGGCTCCCATTGTTACTAATATCACACGTCCTACCAGATCATTCCAT GAACATAAACAAATTCTACCACCTGAATTTATGCGTAAAGATCTTACTCTAAGACTTGCACCACCCACTTTACCAGATCTTGAAGGTATTTTCTAA
- the Vps8 gene encoding vacuolar protein sorting 8 isoform X2 has protein sequence MAENGLGSDAESQEYLATEIINLDIEELDNTEYAIPAVEELPSLESILTEPDCASLSGTDDDFGLTAGEKLGSSETTSVGSHLSLNSLNKPNKTSQSTCSGAILRHVILKGISAQIVSASEKVNAGLASAVAAGGNMLVVGTSHGLVLGFDSSQTLRWCDQEARHQGSVSALCFNYDGSRVLAGFARGHILMMDSFNGKVLRILTDVHPLDTAVLHVKFTDSPKVALCSDSGGSVFELNFTRVMGVRGCDSRCLFSGSRGEVCTLEPLLLNHLPSHPLKNYTLVAMATLSKVLVVCIRPRVRVVLTHSLSGAPVAPPQLSWQLVVIQAADTSRVIDPVLALARDDVVHFYQVCTEASSRVKLSPLRRMTLPYTISNLRWLNPRSLAVLDNQERLHLLDVRAQDNLETLDMSRVGISYASSHFKGLSTGGNVSKAMALAGERACYNTVVTFGTQLLFLGTKSLHVVCIRTWTERLRHLTMQKRFPEALALGLSFYQDKGKAVVGLRGSKQRRKQIARDKVCQVLIQYMEELNRCTADENTESEIVTTCVEYCIQLENTELLFGKLWDLVSESEGLKTCYLHALESPLLDGSLRPRLPPLIAQQLVIVYDQEGKVDSLQAIIVLLDVDCLDIHQVTTVCRQRGLWEALIHLQTTALGDFTAPIHQLVPILQSSLTNSINPLTRDIIQLGNAILVYASCCLAGRGFPRDELPEGKSQRAKTDVLRALLSQHSSLANDSEKQYPYLRTLLQFDAKGFLDVIAIAFQEPEFTSEMGLRQRQRLIDVLLNIVMPSTPLSPRNPDCITDDQRSLVLIFVANEVAENTVSLESNMLNKMIEILCTDSNMGSSKELKTDKENAILGLLRSKKLRNISDNTLLNLAERAKFMQVAELLYSAREDWIAVCKCMVLHPFRHHDIWPWLERLSQSSLQEVVMVNIEALVGINANQFAMLIATHMQHSIEKIIRKLTNNPSLQYILLEALYQIVQYKEEDITLELSIELLEKYLELMCDMQPECVVHHIQGAHGCRLNKALSIVQKAKHKDAEAVMLEKLGNYQDAFEILLKEFQNNLELNK, from the exons ATGGCTGAAAATGGGTTGGGATCGGATGCTGAGTCCCAAGAATACCTGGCAACAGAGATTATTAATTTAGATATTGAAGAG CTGGACAACACAGAATATGCTATACCTGCTGTGGAAGAATTACCCTCTTTAGAAAGTATATTAACAGAGCCTGATTGTGCTTCCTTGTCTGGAACAGACGATGATTTTGGTTTAACAGCAGGAGAGAAATTAGGGAGCAGTGAAACAACAAGTGTTGGAAGTCATTTATcactaaattctttaaataaacCGAATAAAACTTCACAATCAACATGTTCTGGTGCTATCTTAAGGCATGTTATACTGAAAGGGATATCTGCACAAATTGTATCAGCTAGT gaAAAAGTTAATGCTGGTTTGGCTAGTGCAGTTGCTGCTGGAGGAAATATGCTAGTAGTTGGTACCAGTCATGGTCTGGTATTAGGTTTTGATTCTTCACAAACGTTGAGATGGTGCGATCAAGAAGCACGGCATCAGGGTTCAGTATCTGCTTTGTGCTTTAATTATGATGGAAGCAGAGTGTTAGCAGGTTTCGCTAGGGGTCATATATTAATGATGGATAGCTTCAATGGAAAAGTATTAAGAATACTCACTGATGTTCACCCTCTTGATACAGCTGTACTACATGTTAAA TTCACAGATTCACCAAAAGTTGCTTTATGTAGTGACAGTGGAGGATCAGTTTTTGAATTAAATTTTACAAGAGTTATGGGAGTACGAGGTTGTGACAGTAGATGTCTATTTAGTGGATCTAGAGGCGAAGTATGTACATTGGAACCTTTGCTACTGAATCATCTACCATCGCACCCCCTTAAAAATTATACATTAGTCGCAATGGCAACATTATCAAAG GTACTAGTAGTTTGCATAAGGCCTCGAGTACGTGTTGTGTTAACTCATTCTTTGTCTGGTGCTCCTGTTGCACCACCACAATTGTCCTGGCAACTTGTTGTTATACAAGCAGCAGATACTTCTCGTGTAATTGACCCAGTCCTTGCACTTGCAAGAGATGATGTGGTTCACTTTTATCAA GTATGCACCGAAGCTTCTTCAAGAGTGAAATTGTCTCCTTTACGAAGAATGACTCTTCCTTATACAATAAGTAACTTACGGTGGTTAAATCCAAGGTCCTTAGCAGTACTGGATAACCAAGAAAGATTACATCTATTAGATGTAAGAGCGCAGGATAATTTGGAAACTTTAGATATGAGTCGTGTTGGTATTTCATATGCTTCTAGCCATTTTAAAGGTCTGTCAACTGGTGGAAATGTCTCAAAG GCAATGGCATTAGCTGGTGAACGAGCATGCTATAATACTGTAGTCACATTTGGTACCCAACTTCTATTCTTGGGTACGAAAAGTTTGCATGTAGTATGTATACGAACGTGGACAGAACGACTGAGGCATTTAACGATGCAG AAAAGATTTCCAGAAGCATTAGCATTGGGTCTCTCTTTCTATCAAGATAAAGGAAAAGCAGTCGTTGGTCTCCGTGGTTCAAAGCAACGCCGTAAACAAATAGCACGTGATAAAGTGTGTCAGGTTTTAATTCAATACATGGAAGAATTGAATCGTTGCACTGCAGATGAAAATACAGAATCCGAAATAGTCACAACATGTGTAGAATATTGTATACAGTTAGAGAATACGGAATTATTATTTGGGAAGCTATGGGATTTAGTTTCCGAATCGGAGGGACTTAAAACATGCTATCTGCACGCTCTTGAAAGTCCTTTGTTAGATGGAAGTTTGCGACCCCGACTACCACCGTTAATTGCTCAACAATTAGTTATTGTTTATGATCAAGAGGGAAAAGTAGACTCCTTGCAAGCAATTATAGTGCTATTAGACGTTGATTGCTTAGACATTCATCAA gTGACCACAGTTTGTCGACAACGAGGACTTTGGGAAGCTTTAATACATCTTCAAACAACAGCACTGGGTGATTTTACTGCTCCGATTCATCAACTCGTACCTATTTTACAAAGTTCATTAACGAATTCGATAAATCCATTAACGCGAGATATTATACAGCTTGGTAATGCAATTCTGGTTTATGCCAGTTGCTGTCTCGCTGGTCGTGGGTTTCCAAGGGACGAGCTTCCTGAAGGTAAATCCCAAAGAGCAAAAACAGATGTATTGAGGGCTTTACTTTCACAGCATTCTAGTTTAGCTAACGACTCAGAAAAGCAGTATCCATATCTGAGAACAttgcttcaattcgatgcgaaaggATTTCTTGATGTGATAGCAATTGCATTTCAAGAGCCAGAATTTACATCTGAAATGGGTCTCAGACAACGGCAGAGGCTTATAGATGTACTGCTAAATATTGTCATGCCTAGTACACCACTTAGTCCAAGGAACCCTGACTGTATCACTGACGATCAAAGAAGTCTAGTTCTTATATTCGTAGCTAACGAAGTCGCAGAAAATACAGTTAGTTTGGAATCTAATATGTTAAATAAGATGATAGAAATATTATGTACTGATTCAAATATGGGATCATCAAAAGAGCTTAAGACTGACAAAGAAAACGCAATATTGGGATTGTTACGTTCAAAGAAATTGCGTAATATATCAGATAATACTTTACTCAATCTGGCTGAACGAGCTAAGTT TATGCAAGTTGCGGAGTTGCTGTACAGTGCCAGAGAAGACTGGATTGCAGTTTGCAAATGTATGGTACTGCATCCATTCAGACACCATGATATCTGGCCCTGGTTAGAACGTCTTTCGCAGAGTTCATTACAAGAAGTTGTTATGGTTAACATTGAAGCTCTAGTaggaatcaatgcaaatcaatttGCGATGCTTATAGCAACACATATGCAACATAGTATTGAAAAAATCATACGAAAGCTAACAAATAACCCAAGTTTACAGTATATCCTATTGGAAGCTTTGTATCAAATAGTCCAATATAAAGAAGAAGACATTACATTAGAGCTCTCAATCGAATTGTTAGAAAAGTATTTGGAATTAATGTGCGACATGCAACCAGAATGT GTAGTTCATCATATTCAAGGTGCCCATGGTTGTAGACTGAACAAAGCACTTAGTATAGTTCAAAAAGCAAAGCATAAAGATGCAGAAGCTGTAATGTTGGAAAAGTTGGGCAATTATCAGGATGCATTTGAAATTCTTCTGAAAGAGTTTCAAAATAATCTCGAACTG aacAAATAG